A region from the Paenibacillus humicola genome encodes:
- a CDS encoding BofC C-terminal domain-containing protein, translating into MAFSLWKQLKKKLRRSRKPLWTLGGALLIVLLAPGGADLSAAPRAAGPEKGGRSVIEALRDASGPLTVKLHRIYLCGDEMQTLGSMNAHSALGLLQSHPEWTAVLGNDGSVVMEQLIDDLSESCKKSAYFSVDDSGNLSLFDGPPKHKKVMRTFFQLDVHYMESSLPKNRMDELVNGIRVVDKDEYNSVLSTFSDFALEKSERVMKPAY; encoded by the coding sequence ATGGCATTCAGCCTTTGGAAACAACTGAAGAAAAAGCTCCGCCGCAGCCGGAAGCCGCTCTGGACGCTGGGCGGCGCGCTGCTTATTGTCCTCCTTGCGCCGGGCGGCGCGGACCTGTCGGCCGCCCCCCGGGCCGCGGGTCCGGAAAAGGGCGGACGAAGCGTCATTGAAGCGCTCCGCGATGCGAGCGGGCCGCTTACCGTCAAGCTTCACCGCATCTATCTGTGCGGCGACGAGATGCAGACGCTCGGCAGCATGAACGCCCATTCGGCGCTTGGGCTGCTTCAGAGCCATCCGGAATGGACGGCGGTGCTCGGGAATGACGGCTCGGTTGTGATGGAGCAGCTGATCGACGATTTGTCGGAAAGCTGCAAGAAAAGCGCGTATTTCAGCGTGGACGATTCCGGCAATCTGTCGCTGTTCGACGGACCGCCGAAGCATAAAAAGGTGATGCGGACCTTTTTTCAGCTCGATGTTCATTACATGGAAAGCAGCCTGCCGAAAAACAGGATGGACGAGCTGGTGAACGGCATCCGCGTCGTCGATAAAGACGAATACAACAGCGTGCTGTCGACCTTCAGCGATTTTGCCCTCGAGAAGAGCGAGCGGGTCATGAAGCCGGCCTATTGA
- the ruvC gene encoding crossover junction endodeoxyribonuclease RuvC, producing MRVLGIDPGIAIAGFGFIDKIGSRLVPVQYGSIETEAHTPQEDRLKQVYDSACALMEKYKPDTVAVEKLFFNRNVTTAFSVGQARGVIILAAAQRGLPVSEYTPLQVKQAIVGYGKAEKRQVQEMVRMFLKLSAIPKPDDVADALAVAICHAHTAVMTQMIDEVTRR from the coding sequence ATGCGCGTATTAGGCATCGACCCGGGGATTGCGATTGCGGGGTTCGGATTCATCGACAAAATCGGAAGCAGGCTCGTGCCCGTTCAATACGGCTCGATCGAAACGGAGGCGCACACGCCGCAGGAGGACCGGCTGAAGCAGGTTTACGACTCCGCCTGCGCGCTGATGGAAAAGTATAAACCCGACACGGTTGCGGTGGAGAAGCTTTTTTTCAACCGGAACGTGACGACGGCCTTCTCGGTCGGCCAGGCTCGCGGCGTCATCATCCTGGCTGCGGCCCAGCGCGGGCTCCCGGTAAGCGAGTATACGCCGCTGCAGGTAAAGCAGGCCATCGTCGGCTACGGCAAAGCCGAGAAGCGCCAGGTGCAGGAAATGGTCCGCATGTTCCTGAAGCTGAGTGCGATTCCGAAACCGGACGATGTGGCGGACGCGCTTGCCGTAGCGATCTGCCACGCTCATACCGCCGTGATGACGCAAATGATCGACGAGGTGACGCGGCGGTGA
- the ruvA gene encoding Holliday junction branch migration protein RuvA yields MIDYIKGRVVHVDSEYVVVDVRDVGYRVFTPNPYSFARNEEPVTIYTHHHVREDAALLFGFASREEQAMFRRLLDVSGIGPRVALGVLAGGRPETIAAAIRQENVGFLTKLPGIGRKTAQRMILDLKDKLTGLSPGIDAAAAGLALQADTGDTDAAAEGGAAWREAREALTALGYTAAELDRAWHGMKEALTPEEPVDVLMKRALQQLFKG; encoded by the coding sequence GTGATCGATTACATAAAAGGACGGGTCGTTCATGTGGACAGCGAATACGTCGTCGTCGACGTGCGGGATGTCGGCTACCGGGTGTTTACGCCGAATCCGTATTCGTTTGCGCGGAACGAAGAGCCCGTGACGATTTATACCCACCATCACGTGCGCGAGGATGCCGCGCTGCTGTTCGGCTTTGCGTCGCGCGAGGAGCAGGCGATGTTCCGCAGGCTGCTGGACGTATCGGGAATCGGGCCGCGCGTGGCGCTCGGCGTCCTGGCCGGAGGCCGCCCGGAGACGATCGCCGCCGCCATCCGGCAGGAGAACGTCGGATTTCTGACGAAGCTGCCCGGCATCGGCCGGAAAACGGCGCAGCGCATGATTTTGGACCTCAAGGACAAACTGACGGGCTTGTCGCCGGGAATCGATGCGGCGGCTGCCGGGCTTGCTTTACAGGCCGACACGGGGGATACGGACGCCGCGGCCGAGGGCGGAGCCGCCTGGCGGGAGGCGCGGGAAGCGCTGACGGCGCTCGGGTATACCGCGGCCGAGCTGGACCGCGCCTGGCACGGCATGAAAGAGGCGCTGACGCCGGAAGAACCGGTCGACGTGCTGATGAAACGCGCGCTGCAGCAGCTGTTTAAAGGCTGA
- the ruvB gene encoding Holliday junction branch migration DNA helicase RuvB: MEDRIISANLMMEDQAVELSLRPRYLAEYIGQAQVKENLKVFIEAAKLRKEALDHVLLYGPPGLGKTTLSNIIANELGVNLRTTSGPAIERPGDLAALLTNLQEGDVLFIDEIHRLHRTVEEVLYPAMEDYALDIMIGKGPSARSVRLELPPFTLVGATTRAGLLSAPLRDRFGVVSRLEFYTIDELAYIVTRAAEILGVSVVGEAAREIAMRSRGTPRIANRLLKRVRDFAQVRGDGIVTPELAGSALGLIQVDPLGLDQIDHKMLRAMVTNYRGGPVGLDTIAATIGEEPQTIEDVYEPYLMQIGFLQRTPRGRVVAKQAYLHLGLPLPDEMQRDGTGQGSGE, from the coding sequence ATGGAAGACCGGATCATATCCGCCAACCTGATGATGGAGGATCAGGCGGTGGAGCTGAGCCTGCGTCCCCGGTATTTGGCCGAATATATCGGCCAGGCGCAGGTGAAAGAGAACCTGAAGGTGTTTATCGAGGCGGCCAAGCTCCGCAAGGAAGCGCTCGATCACGTGCTGCTGTACGGTCCGCCGGGCCTCGGCAAAACGACGCTGTCCAACATTATCGCCAACGAGCTCGGCGTCAACCTGAGAACGACAAGCGGCCCGGCCATCGAGCGTCCGGGCGATCTCGCCGCGCTGCTGACGAATTTGCAGGAGGGCGACGTGCTGTTCATCGACGAGATCCACCGGCTGCACCGGACGGTCGAGGAAGTGCTGTACCCGGCGATGGAGGACTACGCGCTCGATATTATGATTGGCAAAGGACCGAGCGCGCGCTCGGTGCGTCTCGAGCTGCCGCCGTTCACGCTTGTCGGCGCCACGACGCGGGCGGGCCTCCTGTCCGCGCCGCTGCGCGACCGGTTCGGTGTCGTCAGCCGGCTGGAATTTTACACGATCGACGAGCTGGCTTATATCGTGACGCGCGCGGCGGAAATTCTCGGCGTCAGCGTCGTGGGCGAAGCCGCGCGGGAAATCGCCATGCGCTCCCGCGGAACGCCGCGCATTGCCAACCGTCTCCTGAAGCGCGTTCGCGATTTCGCGCAGGTGCGCGGCGACGGCATCGTCACGCCGGAGCTCGCCGGCTCGGCGCTGGGTCTTATTCAGGTCGACCCGCTCGGGCTCGACCAGATCGACCATAAAATGCTGCGGGCGATGGTGACGAATTACCGCGGCGGCCCGGTCGGTCTCGATACGATCGCCGCGACGATCGGCGAAGAGCCGCAGACGATCGAGGACGTCTACGAGCCGTATTTGATGCAGATCGGCTTCCTGCAGCGGACGCCGCGCGGCCGTGTCGTCGCGAAGCAGGCGTATCTGCATTTGGGGCTGCCACTACCCGATGAGATGCAGCGGGACGGAACGGGCCAGGGAAGCGGCGAATAG
- a CDS encoding thiol-disulfide oxidoreductase DCC family protein, whose amino-acid sequence MGTTGDRETLHIFYDGSCRLCLASVKRLKELRSSAELLFIPLQSLDGDAARLYPAVAALPKETLAAKMHVADGEGRLYAGADGIVRILRTVPGFRLLAPLYRLPGMKRAMDALYRYIANRRYEWFGEADESCESGACALPVRNEPKEGG is encoded by the coding sequence GTGGGAACGACCGGCGATCGCGAAACGCTGCATATTTTTTACGATGGCAGCTGCCGGCTCTGCCTGGCAAGCGTCAAACGGCTGAAGGAGCTGCGCTCTTCTGCGGAGCTCCTGTTTATTCCGCTGCAGTCACTTGACGGGGACGCCGCGCGGCTCTACCCAGCGGTTGCGGCGCTGCCGAAGGAAACGCTGGCGGCGAAAATGCACGTCGCCGACGGCGAAGGGCGGCTGTATGCCGGGGCGGACGGGATTGTCCGCATTTTGCGCACCGTTCCGGGCTTCCGGCTGCTGGCGCCGCTTTACCGGCTGCCGGGCATGAAGCGGGCGATGGACGCCTTATACCGGTACATCGCAAACCGCAGATACGAATGGTTCGGGGAAGCGGACGAGAGCTGCGAGAGCGGGGCCTGCGCCCTGCCGGTGCGGAACGAACCGAAAGAAGGAGGATAA
- a CDS encoding SpoIID/LytB domain-containing protein — MRKMLAALLAALLLVSAGTGQPSYGAVPSLDTIRVAIFINVPGKYQLNTAATTLGSAGALQVGLRLPSGVQSLFQSAAGSVLRFTLDDYKPKLAETPDFQAAQAVAKRVAQLGGSPLLTSADKGGARLYQVLEGSYPTASAAKSAGDKYGGDPSVAKLAGAAKPVVTGPLHLEAGAYETADEARQAAQSIASAAGVDAFPAVKASAGGGEAFTVLVGDEPDADSLKAVKTAAANAVPGTALKPTDASSVYLPLRDDHTVTASADAATPLYEIPSSGAKVWVSTEDAGGIKLSERYGRSYRGQFELSGFNSKLAVINELPFEQYLYSVVGAEMPASWPAEALKAQAVAARSYALFQGFGFQVAQVVDTTISQAYNGIGSEQPATTAAVDATKGEVAVADGKPIEAVFTASAGGATADASEVWGSDVSYLKSVPSPDETSETGLHRWYRVVLDSGKNGYVRDDLLEDTGKKNDAGLELMRSTGDGVKVRPVPLVQDSVPVVDTIDKGTVVTVLEETSESNKMNWIRGPYSSDDLTKMLKGKLAAKAAGPIRSLEVGKTGPSGRPLELLANGSPLDVKYPEQFRSLLGGLPSTLFTVDETARMTIEGAGGGNTRERPGDGGPLAVIGANGQASELSDGSVYILNGSGAVRAATASPSFRIIGHGDGHGVGMSQYGALGLADSGYDYQYILKYYYKGASIVKDED, encoded by the coding sequence ATGAGAAAAATGTTAGCCGCGCTTTTGGCCGCTTTGCTGCTCGTCTCCGCGGGCACCGGGCAGCCGTCTTACGGGGCGGTGCCGAGTCTTGATACGATAAGGGTCGCCATTTTCATCAACGTGCCGGGCAAATATCAGCTGAATACGGCCGCGACCACGCTTGGCTCCGCCGGCGCGCTGCAGGTCGGGCTGCGATTGCCCTCCGGCGTGCAATCGTTATTTCAATCGGCCGCCGGCAGCGTCCTGCGCTTCACGCTTGACGATTATAAGCCGAAGCTGGCCGAGACGCCGGATTTCCAGGCGGCGCAGGCGGTCGCCAAACGGGTGGCGCAGCTCGGCGGTTCGCCGCTGCTGACGTCGGCCGACAAGGGCGGCGCACGGCTTTACCAGGTGCTCGAGGGCTCCTATCCGACGGCGTCGGCGGCAAAGTCGGCGGGCGACAAATACGGCGGCGATCCCTCCGTCGCGAAGCTGGCCGGAGCGGCGAAGCCCGTCGTCACCGGGCCGCTTCATCTGGAAGCGGGCGCCTACGAGACGGCGGACGAAGCGCGGCAGGCGGCTCAAAGCATCGCGTCGGCCGCCGGCGTTGATGCGTTTCCGGCCGTCAAAGCGTCGGCCGGCGGCGGCGAAGCCTTTACCGTCCTCGTCGGGGACGAGCCGGATGCCGATTCGCTGAAAGCGGTCAAAACCGCGGCGGCGAATGCCGTTCCGGGAACCGCTCTCAAGCCCACGGATGCGTCAAGCGTCTATCTGCCTCTCCGCGACGATCATACCGTTACCGCTTCTGCGGATGCGGCGACGCCGCTGTATGAAATTCCCTCTTCCGGAGCGAAAGTATGGGTGTCGACAGAAGACGCGGGCGGCATTAAATTGTCGGAACGGTACGGCCGGAGCTACCGGGGGCAGTTTGAGCTGAGCGGATTTAACAGCAAGCTGGCCGTCATTAACGAGCTGCCCTTCGAGCAGTATTTGTATTCGGTCGTCGGCGCGGAAATGCCGGCTTCCTGGCCGGCCGAGGCGCTTAAAGCGCAGGCGGTTGCGGCCCGTTCGTACGCCTTGTTTCAGGGCTTCGGCTTCCAGGTGGCGCAGGTGGTCGATACGACGATTAGTCAGGCGTATAACGGCATCGGTTCGGAGCAGCCGGCGACGACCGCGGCCGTCGATGCAACGAAGGGCGAGGTCGCGGTTGCGGACGGCAAGCCGATTGAGGCTGTCTTCACCGCCAGCGCCGGCGGCGCAACGGCCGACGCTTCGGAAGTTTGGGGAAGCGACGTTTCCTACCTGAAGAGCGTGCCCAGTCCCGACGAAACGTCCGAGACCGGGCTGCACCGCTGGTACCGCGTCGTGCTCGATTCGGGAAAGAACGGCTACGTCCGCGACGACCTGCTTGAGGATACGGGCAAGAAAAACGATGCCGGGCTTGAACTCATGCGCTCGACGGGCGACGGGGTGAAGGTACGTCCGGTTCCGCTCGTACAGGACAGCGTGCCGGTCGTGGATACGATAGACAAAGGAACGGTCGTCACGGTACTGGAAGAGACCTCCGAATCGAACAAAATGAACTGGATCCGCGGTCCCTATTCGTCCGATGATTTGACCAAAATGCTGAAAGGCAAATTAGCCGCCAAAGCCGCGGGACCGATCCGCTCGCTGGAGGTCGGCAAAACCGGCCCTTCGGGCCGGCCGCTGGAGCTTCTGGCGAACGGCAGCCCGCTGGACGTCAAATATCCCGAGCAGTTTCGTTCGCTGCTCGGCGGTTTGCCAAGCACGTTGTTTACGGTGGACGAAACCGCGAGGATGACGATCGAAGGCGCCGGCGGCGGCAATACGCGGGAGCGGCCAGGAGACGGCGGACCGCTTGCCGTCATCGGCGCGAACGGGCAGGCGAGCGAGCTGTCGGACGGCAGCGTCTATATCCTGAACGGCTCTGGCGCCGTCCGCGCGGCGACGGCGTCGCCGTCGTTCCGCATTATCGGGCACGGCGACGGGCACGGCGTCGGCATGTCCCAGTACGGCGCGTTAGGACTGGCGGATTCGGGGTATGACTATCAATATATTTTGAAATACTACTATAAAGGCGCTAGTATAGTTAAGGACGAGGACTGA
- the queA gene encoding tRNA preQ1(34) S-adenosylmethionine ribosyltransferase-isomerase QueA, whose translation MNVDDFDFELPESLIAQTPLSERTSSRLLSLNKATGETRHHRFTELEELLRAGDTLVLNDTRVIPARLIGVKPDTGARIELLLLRQLSGDRWETLAKPAKRLRPGTELLFGDDGGGAPLLRAKVTAEGEMGAREVEFSYDGIFNELLDKLGEMPLPPYIKERLHDRERYQTVYAKNEGSAAAPTAGLHFTEPFLRRLVEKGVRIAYITLHVGLGTFRPMSAERVEEHKMHAEYFELSRETAALLNETRSRGGRIVAVGTTSARTLETAASRMADGQVEACSGWTDIFIYPGYTFRLVDALLTNFHLPKSTLVMLVSALAGREAVLNAYREAVERQYRFFSFGDAMFIY comes from the coding sequence ATGAATGTGGACGATTTTGATTTTGAACTGCCCGAGTCGTTGATTGCGCAGACACCGCTTTCCGAACGGACGTCTTCCCGGCTTCTGTCGCTGAACAAAGCTACCGGAGAGACCCGGCATCACCGGTTTACCGAGCTCGAGGAGCTTCTGCGGGCGGGCGATACGCTGGTGCTGAACGATACCCGCGTCATCCCCGCGCGGCTGATCGGCGTCAAGCCGGATACCGGCGCCCGGATCGAGCTGCTGCTGCTCCGGCAGCTGAGCGGCGACCGCTGGGAGACGCTTGCAAAGCCGGCGAAGCGGCTGCGTCCCGGCACCGAGCTTCTATTCGGCGACGACGGCGGCGGAGCGCCGCTGCTGCGCGCAAAGGTGACGGCGGAAGGCGAGATGGGAGCGCGCGAGGTCGAGTTTTCCTACGACGGCATCTTCAACGAGCTGCTGGACAAGCTGGGTGAGATGCCGCTCCCGCCTTATATAAAAGAGCGGCTTCATGACCGCGAGCGATACCAGACCGTGTATGCGAAGAACGAAGGCTCGGCTGCCGCTCCGACGGCCGGGCTGCATTTTACGGAACCTTTTTTGCGCAGGCTCGTAGAAAAAGGTGTTCGGATCGCCTATATTACGCTGCATGTCGGTCTCGGCACCTTCCGCCCGATGTCGGCTGAGCGGGTGGAAGAGCACAAGATGCACGCGGAATATTTCGAGCTCAGCCGTGAAACGGCCGCGCTGCTGAATGAAACGCGCAGCCGCGGCGGACGGATCGTCGCCGTCGGGACCACCTCGGCCAGAACGCTGGAAACGGCAGCTTCCCGCATGGCGGACGGACAGGTGGAGGCCTGCAGCGGTTGGACCGATATCTTTATTTATCCGGGCTATACGTTCAGGCTGGTCGACGCGCTGCTGACGAACTTTCATCTGCCGAAGTCGACGCTTGTGATGCTGGTCAGCGCGCTGGCGGGCCGGGAGGCGGTGCTGAACGCTTACCGCGAAGCCGTCGAGCGCCAATACCGGTTTTTCAGCTTTGGAGACGCGATGTTCATCTATTAA
- the tgt gene encoding tRNA guanosine(34) transglycosylase Tgt, with amino-acid sequence MAITYELIKTCKQSGARLGRVHTPHGVIETPAFMPVGTQATVKTMSPEELKAMDAHIILSNTYHLFIRPGHEIVRQAGGLHRFMNWDRPILTDSGGFQVFSLSDIRKIREEGVEFRSHLNGDKLFISPEKAMEIQNALGSDIMMAFDECAPYPAEYDYVKQSLERTTRWAERCLKAHARPHDQGLFAIVQGGMYEDLRKQSAAELTSMDFPGYAIGGLSVGEPKELMYHVLEATVPLLPGGKPRYLMGVGSPDALLEGSIRGIDMFDCVLPTRIARNGTTMTSSGRLVIRNAKYTDDFGPLDPECSCYTCTNYSRAYIRHLIKADETFGIRLTTYHNLHFLLQLMREVRQAIQEDRLLDFRDAFFAKYGLNNNDKGF; translated from the coding sequence GTGGCGATCACATACGAACTGATTAAGACATGCAAGCAGTCCGGCGCCCGGCTGGGACGGGTGCATACGCCGCACGGCGTCATCGAGACGCCGGCGTTCATGCCCGTCGGCACGCAGGCGACGGTGAAGACCATGAGCCCTGAAGAGCTGAAGGCCATGGATGCTCATATTATTTTGAGCAACACATATCATTTGTTCATCCGGCCGGGACACGAGATTGTCAGGCAGGCGGGCGGGCTTCACCGCTTCATGAACTGGGACCGGCCGATTCTGACCGACAGCGGCGGCTTCCAGGTGTTCAGCCTGAGCGACATTCGCAAAATCCGCGAGGAGGGCGTCGAATTCCGCTCGCATTTGAACGGCGACAAGCTTTTTATTTCTCCCGAGAAAGCGATGGAAATCCAGAACGCGCTCGGCTCCGACATTATGATGGCGTTCGACGAATGCGCGCCGTATCCGGCCGAATACGATTACGTGAAGCAGTCGCTGGAACGCACGACGCGCTGGGCGGAGCGGTGCCTGAAGGCGCATGCCCGTCCGCACGACCAGGGGCTGTTCGCCATCGTGCAGGGCGGCATGTACGAGGATTTGCGGAAGCAGAGCGCGGCTGAGTTGACTTCCATGGATTTCCCGGGGTATGCTATTGGGGGACTCAGTGTAGGCGAGCCGAAAGAGCTGATGTACCACGTGCTCGAGGCGACGGTTCCGCTGCTGCCGGGCGGTAAACCGCGGTATTTAATGGGCGTCGGTTCTCCGGATGCGCTGCTGGAAGGTTCAATCCGAGGCATCGATATGTTCGACTGCGTGCTGCCGACCCGTATCGCGCGCAACGGAACGACGATGACCAGCTCGGGCCGGCTTGTCATCCGGAATGCAAAGTACACAGACGATTTCGGGCCGCTGGATCCGGAATGCTCGTGTTATACCTGCACGAATTACTCGCGGGCCTACATCCGCCATTTGATCAAGGCGGACGAGACATTTGGCATCCGGCTGACGACGTACCACAATCTGCATTTCCTGCTTCAGCTCATGCGGGAGGTGCGCCAGGCGATTCAGGAAGACCGGCTGCTTGATTTCCGGGATGCCTTCTTCGCCAAATACGGCTTGAACAACAACGATAAAGGGTTTTGA
- the yajC gene encoding preprotein translocase subunit YajC — protein sequence MGGGLGTILPFVLMFAVFYFLLIRPQQRKQKQRNSMLGQLKKGDKVVTIGGMHGTIMEITDDTVVLRVNDATKITFDRSSINNVTAQAAVSSAMKAEDKKEEKKENEQSGEVKA from the coding sequence ATGGGCGGCGGTTTAGGTACGATCCTTCCTTTTGTATTGATGTTTGCGGTATTTTATTTCCTGCTGATTCGTCCGCAGCAGCGCAAACAGAAGCAGCGCAACTCCATGCTGGGTCAGCTGAAGAAAGGCGACAAGGTCGTCACAATCGGAGGCATGCACGGCACGATTATGGAAATTACGGACGATACGGTCGTTCTTCGCGTCAACGATGCAACGAAGATCACGTTCGACCGCAGCTCGATCAATAACGTAACGGCACAGGCAGCCGTCTCGAGCGCCATGAAGGCGGAGGACAAGAAGGAAGAGAAAAAAGAGAACGAACAGTCGGGCGAAGTGAAAGCTTAA
- a CDS encoding phosphatase PAP2 family protein → MILFDSMRTVTLYTIGAVILMMWYATKANPFLIGGLFLRELMWKPKFLIHFVALIFMLFLNKFELKIENKMGGSTHDFAGFFQTYEGHFTFHLQQALENPVLTAVLSFIYVVMLQGLLVASVGIYTYEQNRRPMFYATCYAIMINYLASIPFYLFFPVNEVWFHDPTVRFLIPDVFPNFETQYRALSGINNCFPSLHTSISVTIALLAIRSGNKRWAWFSGTCAVLIMFATLYLGIHWLTDLGGGLLLALAAAEAGIRLSRLSVKLSARRSQALKAGINYAQEDIQ, encoded by the coding sequence ATGATTTTATTCGACAGCATGAGAACTGTAACCTTATATACGATTGGCGCCGTCATTTTGATGATGTGGTACGCGACCAAAGCGAACCCGTTCCTGATCGGAGGCTTATTTCTCCGTGAGCTGATGTGGAAACCGAAATTTTTAATCCATTTTGTGGCGCTCATTTTTATGCTGTTCCTCAATAAGTTCGAGCTGAAAATCGAAAACAAGATGGGCGGAAGCACGCATGATTTCGCCGGCTTCTTTCAAACCTATGAAGGACATTTTACGTTTCATCTGCAGCAGGCGCTTGAAAACCCGGTGCTTACGGCCGTGCTCTCTTTCATCTATGTCGTGATGCTGCAGGGGCTCTTGGTCGCATCGGTCGGCATTTACACCTATGAACAAAACCGAAGGCCGATGTTTTACGCGACCTGTTACGCGATCATGATCAACTATTTGGCTTCGATTCCGTTCTATTTGTTTTTCCCGGTCAACGAGGTCTGGTTTCACGATCCGACGGTCCGGTTTCTCATCCCGGACGTTTTTCCGAACTTTGAAACCCAATACCGGGCGCTGTCCGGCATCAACAACTGTTTTCCGAGCCTGCATACGTCGATTTCGGTGACGATCGCCCTGCTCGCGATTCGCTCCGGGAACAAGCGGTGGGCGTGGTTCAGCGGGACATGCGCGGTGCTGATTATGTTTGCGACGCTGTATCTCGGCATTCACTGGCTGACGGATTTGGGCGGCGGCCTGCTGCTTGCTCTGGCGGCGGCCGAGGCGGGAATTCGCTTGAGCCGCTTGAGCGTTAAGCTATCCGCCCGCCGCAGCCAAGCGCTTAAAGCCGGGATCAATTACGCGCAGGAAGATATTCAATAA